From the genome of Dehalococcoidales bacterium:
TTTCAATCCTGCTCTGCACCGGAGTCGTGCTGCGCTTACCACTAGATATACCTGCCTACCGACTCCGCTACGGCTCGTAACTGGTCCATCAGTCTGGCGAAGTCCGACGGTGTCAATGATTGCAGACCATCTACCAGGGCTTCCTTTGGATTGGGGTGCACCTCGATGAGAAGTCCATCAGCACCGGCGGCCACTGCCGCCCTGGCTATTGCCGGTACCAGCGAGTAGTGACCGGCGGCGTGGCTGGGGTCGACAATTACCGGCAGGTGACTGGCCTTTTTAATCACCGGTATCGCCGAGATGTCCAGCGAG
Proteins encoded in this window:
- a CDS encoding 3-deoxy-7-phosphoheptulonate synthase → SLDISAIPVIKKASHLPVIVDPSHAAGHYSLVPAIARAAVAAGADGLLIEVHPNPKEALVDGLQSLTPSDFARLMDQLRAVAESVGRYI